In the genome of Conger conger chromosome 8, fConCon1.1, whole genome shotgun sequence, one region contains:
- the LOC133135489 gene encoding zinc finger protein 800-like isoform X1 has product MRDGSWKIWLKMGNGTAFFISPLTLTECAVTGSPGESRMEKPHSTMRRRFLRKQCPTKVIEDVEEPKAKLQKAATKDQYCQTEQQHQGCCESAAAVGTDKGTDKSTDSPEAGPEPAVLVMEPGDPPLLQQQLQTSKSGIQQIIECFRSGTAQLKHILLKEVDTIFECKLCRSLFRGLPNLITHKEFYCFPREPDATEPPAEDKQSQAIRELLEAIYPRKDRQEYVVKLDPIETNQNAVFQRLTTEDEASLPEVQDPAHQPAAENPDPQEHLEEEEDEEEEEEEEEDEDDASGGEESKQAREESCEMTPEQEAESEAEEVKAEAEMAPVEDEPEANEEEDYKVSCCLCGKDFNSHRSVRRHCRKMHKTKMDELCKFTETSTIPISLFSTVRGRPSRPLASMGRDCPMCSKSFATMANVRRHFDEVHRGLRRDTITPDIATKPGQPLSLESSPSKQKPLPQKQYNLVACKCLMCRRQYSSQVMLGRHLRIVHKINILENGSAPTHIKDENHSAATSGANPSFHSEPDKRGQSATPKSRVKRENEAPRSRKVVRLSVGFDFKMLYCKLCKRQFSSKQNLSKHIDMHTDGNDIFIKFYRCPICNYDSRRKRDVIRHITVVHKKSSRYLARIIPNLESRAIKKPAETVLKSVVKRGPQKEDVNGRQEPSPAGSPAPTPRKQDPPAFSTVTRRQEALEASTEVKVTRNFSLHACEICGKAFAKKIYLESHKRSHKTAAAMSASEEGRTKGRSTRSKAFIW; this is encoded by the exons ATGAGGGATGGGAGCTGGAAGATTTGGCTCAAAATGGGGAATGGAACAGCTTTCTTCATATCTCCACTGACCCTCACTGA GTGTGCTGTTACTGGGAGCCCAGGAGAGAGCAGGATGGAGAAACCTCACTCCACTATGAGGAGACGCTTCTTACGCAAGCAG TGTCCCACTAAAGTGATCGAGGACGTGGAAGAACCCAAAGCCAAATTGCAGAAGGCCGCTACCAAGGACCAGTACTGCCAGACTGAGCAGCAGCATCAGGGCTGCTGTGAGTCTGCGGCGGCAGTGGGCACGGACAAGGGCACGGACAAGAGCACGGACAGCCCCGAGGCAGGCCCCGAACCCGCCG tatTGGTCATGGAGCCGGGGGATCCACccctgctgcagcagcagcttCAGACTTCCAAATCAGGTATCCAGCAGATCATCGAGTGTTTCCGCTCAG GGACGGCCCAGCTGAAGCACATCCTGCTGAAGGAGGTGGACACCATCTTTGAGTGTAAACTGTGCCGCAGCCTGTTCCGCGGCCTGCCCAACCTCATCACGCACAAGGAGTTCTACTGTTTCCCCAGAGAGCCCGACGCCACCG AACCGCCCGCCGAGGACAAGCAGAGCCAGGCCATAAGGGAGCTACTGGAGGCCATCTACCCGCGGAAGGACAGGCAGGAGTATGTGGTGAAACTGGACCCCATCGAGACCAACCAGAACGCTGTGTTCCAGCGCCTCACCACGGAGGATGAAGCATCCCTCCCCGAGGTGCAGGACCCGGCCCACCAGCCGGCCGCAGAGAACCCGGACCCCCAAGAGCAcctggaagaggaagaggatgaggaagaggaagaggaagaggaagaggatgaggacgATGCCTCCGGAGGGGAGGAGAGCAAGCAGGCGAGGGAGGAGTCGTGTGAAATGACCCCAGAGCAGGAGGCGGAGTCGGAGGCAGAGGAGGTGAAGGCGGAGGCGGAGATGGCGCCCGTGGAAGACGAACCCGAGGCCAATGAGGAGGAGGACTACAAGGTCTCCTGCTGCCTCTGCGGCAAGGACTTCAACTCCCACCGCAGCGTGCGGCGGCACTGCCGCAAGATGCACAAGACGAAGATGGACGAGCTGTGCAAGTTCACCGAAACGTCGACCATTCCCATCAGCCTGTTCTCCACTGTGAGGGGCCGCCCATCCCGGCCCCTGGCCTCCATGGGCCGCGACTGTCCCATGTGCAGCAAGTCCTTCGCCACCATGGCCAACGTGCGGCGGCACTTCGACGAGGTCCACCGGGGCCTGCGGCGGGACACCATCACCCCAGACATCGCCACCAAGCCGGGCCAGCCGCTGTCCCTGGAGTCCTCCCCCAGCAAGCAGAAGCCCCTGCCCCAGAAGCAGTACAACCTGGTGGCCTGCAAGTGCCTGATGTGTCGGAGGCAGTACAGCTCCCAGGTCATGCTGGGAAGGCACCTGCGCATCGTCCACAAGATCAACATCCTGGAGAACGGCTCCGCCCCCACCCACATCAAAGACGAGAACCACTCCGCCGCCACCTCCGGGGCCAACCCCTCCTTCCACAGCGAGCCGGACAAGAGGGGGCAGTCAGCAACCCCAAAGAGCAGGGTCAAACGGGAGAATGAGGCCCCCAGGTCCCGCAAGGTGGTGAGGTTGTCTGTGGGCTTCGACTTCAAGATGCTCTACTGCAAGCTGTGCAAGCGGCAGTTCTCCTCCAAGCAGAACCTGAGCAAGCACATCGACATGCACACGGACGGCAACGACATCTTCATCAAGTTCTACCGCTGCCCCATCTGCAACTACGACTCGCGGCGCAAGCGCGACGTCATCCGTCACATCACCGTCGTCCACAAGAAGTCCTCGCGCTACCTGGCCAGGATCATCCCCAACCTGGAGAGCCGGGCCATCAAGAAGCCGGCCGAGACGGTGCTCAAAAGCGTGGTGAAGAGGGGCCCCCAGAAGGAGGACGTGAACGGCAGGCAGGAGCCCTCGCCCGCGGGATCGCCGGCACCCACCCCGCGCAAGCAGGACCCGCCCGCCTTCTCCACCGTCACCCGCCGGCAGGAGGCCCTGGAGGCCAGCACTGAGGTGAAGGTCACCAG
- the LOC133135489 gene encoding zinc finger protein 800-like isoform X2 — MRDGSWKIWLKMGNGTAFFISPLTLTECAVTGSPGESRMEKPHSTMRRRFLRKQCPTKVIEDVEEPKAKLQKAATKDQYCQTEQQHQGCCESAAAVGTDKGTDKSTDSPEAGPEPAVLVMEPGDPPLLQQQLQTSKSGIQQIIECFRSGTAQLKHILLKEVDTIFECKLCRSLFRGLPNLITHKEFYCFPREPDATEPPAEDKQSQAIRELLEAIYPRKDRQEYVVKLDPIETNQNAVFQRLTTEDEASLPEVQDPAHQPAAENPDPQEHLEEEEDEEEEEEEEEDEDDASGGEESKQAREESCEMTPEQEAESEAEEVKAEAEMAPVEDEPEANEEEDYKVSCCLCGKDFNSHRSVRRHCRKMHKTKMDELCKFTETSTIPISLFSTVRGRPSRPLASMGRDCPMCSKSFATMANVRRHFDEVHRGLRRDTITPDIATKPGQPLSLESSPSKQKPLPQKQYNLVACKCLMCRRQYSSQVMLGRHLRIVHKINILENGSAPTHIKDENHSAATSGANPSFHSEPDKRGQSATPKSRVKRENEAPRSRKVVRLSVGFDFKMLYCKLCKRQFSSKQNLSKHIDMHTDGNDIFIKFYRCPICNYDSRRKRDVIRHITVVHKKSSRYLARIIPNLESRAIKKPAETVLKSVVKRGPQKEDVNGRQEPSPAGSPAPTPRKQDPPAFSTVTRRQEALEASTEVKVTRNFSLHACEICGKAFAKKIYLESHKRSHKTAAAMSASEEGRTKGRSTRSKAFI; from the exons ATGAGGGATGGGAGCTGGAAGATTTGGCTCAAAATGGGGAATGGAACAGCTTTCTTCATATCTCCACTGACCCTCACTGA GTGTGCTGTTACTGGGAGCCCAGGAGAGAGCAGGATGGAGAAACCTCACTCCACTATGAGGAGACGCTTCTTACGCAAGCAG TGTCCCACTAAAGTGATCGAGGACGTGGAAGAACCCAAAGCCAAATTGCAGAAGGCCGCTACCAAGGACCAGTACTGCCAGACTGAGCAGCAGCATCAGGGCTGCTGTGAGTCTGCGGCGGCAGTGGGCACGGACAAGGGCACGGACAAGAGCACGGACAGCCCCGAGGCAGGCCCCGAACCCGCCG tatTGGTCATGGAGCCGGGGGATCCACccctgctgcagcagcagcttCAGACTTCCAAATCAGGTATCCAGCAGATCATCGAGTGTTTCCGCTCAG GGACGGCCCAGCTGAAGCACATCCTGCTGAAGGAGGTGGACACCATCTTTGAGTGTAAACTGTGCCGCAGCCTGTTCCGCGGCCTGCCCAACCTCATCACGCACAAGGAGTTCTACTGTTTCCCCAGAGAGCCCGACGCCACCG AACCGCCCGCCGAGGACAAGCAGAGCCAGGCCATAAGGGAGCTACTGGAGGCCATCTACCCGCGGAAGGACAGGCAGGAGTATGTGGTGAAACTGGACCCCATCGAGACCAACCAGAACGCTGTGTTCCAGCGCCTCACCACGGAGGATGAAGCATCCCTCCCCGAGGTGCAGGACCCGGCCCACCAGCCGGCCGCAGAGAACCCGGACCCCCAAGAGCAcctggaagaggaagaggatgaggaagaggaagaggaagaggaagaggatgaggacgATGCCTCCGGAGGGGAGGAGAGCAAGCAGGCGAGGGAGGAGTCGTGTGAAATGACCCCAGAGCAGGAGGCGGAGTCGGAGGCAGAGGAGGTGAAGGCGGAGGCGGAGATGGCGCCCGTGGAAGACGAACCCGAGGCCAATGAGGAGGAGGACTACAAGGTCTCCTGCTGCCTCTGCGGCAAGGACTTCAACTCCCACCGCAGCGTGCGGCGGCACTGCCGCAAGATGCACAAGACGAAGATGGACGAGCTGTGCAAGTTCACCGAAACGTCGACCATTCCCATCAGCCTGTTCTCCACTGTGAGGGGCCGCCCATCCCGGCCCCTGGCCTCCATGGGCCGCGACTGTCCCATGTGCAGCAAGTCCTTCGCCACCATGGCCAACGTGCGGCGGCACTTCGACGAGGTCCACCGGGGCCTGCGGCGGGACACCATCACCCCAGACATCGCCACCAAGCCGGGCCAGCCGCTGTCCCTGGAGTCCTCCCCCAGCAAGCAGAAGCCCCTGCCCCAGAAGCAGTACAACCTGGTGGCCTGCAAGTGCCTGATGTGTCGGAGGCAGTACAGCTCCCAGGTCATGCTGGGAAGGCACCTGCGCATCGTCCACAAGATCAACATCCTGGAGAACGGCTCCGCCCCCACCCACATCAAAGACGAGAACCACTCCGCCGCCACCTCCGGGGCCAACCCCTCCTTCCACAGCGAGCCGGACAAGAGGGGGCAGTCAGCAACCCCAAAGAGCAGGGTCAAACGGGAGAATGAGGCCCCCAGGTCCCGCAAGGTGGTGAGGTTGTCTGTGGGCTTCGACTTCAAGATGCTCTACTGCAAGCTGTGCAAGCGGCAGTTCTCCTCCAAGCAGAACCTGAGCAAGCACATCGACATGCACACGGACGGCAACGACATCTTCATCAAGTTCTACCGCTGCCCCATCTGCAACTACGACTCGCGGCGCAAGCGCGACGTCATCCGTCACATCACCGTCGTCCACAAGAAGTCCTCGCGCTACCTGGCCAGGATCATCCCCAACCTGGAGAGCCGGGCCATCAAGAAGCCGGCCGAGACGGTGCTCAAAAGCGTGGTGAAGAGGGGCCCCCAGAAGGAGGACGTGAACGGCAGGCAGGAGCCCTCGCCCGCGGGATCGCCGGCACCCACCCCGCGCAAGCAGGACCCGCCCGCCTTCTCCACCGTCACCCGCCGGCAGGAGGCCCTGGAGGCCAGCACTGAGGTGAAGGTCACCAG